A stretch of Fundicoccus culcitae DNA encodes these proteins:
- the tnpB gene encoding IS66 family insertion sequence element accessory protein TnpB (TnpB, as the term is used for proteins encoded by IS66 family insertion elements, is considered an accessory protein, since TnpC, encoded by a neighboring gene, is a DDE family transposase.): MIDFTIPETLYLMPRYSPANQDRQRLCTLIQSSSAFKPDHTAAYLFCNSRRNILRIIYWDGFRFTDLVYRLERGGFVWPYTEPKFMEISLQQLERLLRGDTLNPPLETSYIFNK; encoded by the coding sequence ATGATTGACTTTACAATTCCTGAAACACTTTATCTCATGCCTCGTTATTCGCCAGCTAACCAAGATCGCCAACGTCTATGCACTTTGATTCAATCTAGTTCTGCTTTTAAACCTGATCATACCGCAGCCTATCTTTTTTGTAATTCTCGAAGAAACATTCTGCGAATCATCTATTGGGACGGTTTTAGATTTACTGACTTAGTTTATCGATTGGAACGAGGGGGATTCGTTTGGCCATACACCGAACCGAAATTTATGGAAATTTCTCTTCAACAATTAGAACGTCTTTTACGAGGTGATACCTTGAACCCGCCTTTAGAAACCTCTTATATTTTCAACAAATAA
- the tnpC gene encoding IS66 family transposase — MTENELIGLEISEILEKFNQLESELEAANIKIELMRQDLATYQIMTYSPRRETMISEGQTNLFTDPSEDISEVISHEEYSKPEPPVVEKSEKKTTKGSKPREKSVGRKDEILNQYVQEDVYHYLPDEEQVCHDCHHPLKLIGPAQVQQELVFVPAHFKCVNHHQMSYKCDHCSSQADKDQFVKSELPSLPFVNSFGSASVVAETIYQKYELKVPAYRQENHWRKLLLPLSRTTICRWHIKACEYYLGFIYRALHDEILMHDIAHMDETTFRVLESDKQQTFYWILQSSQHHDHKVVYFSHQDGRGSDKFKEVIGSFEGTIHCDMYAVYRSADESTENLELAGCWAHLRRKFFEASRVSKGLPKTTADEILTMINTIFRKEREWKELSIEERFKKRQFILKRLMDNLFNYIDQCAANTILKDKLSKAFSYAKEYKAYFYNVLKDGRLELSNNAAERSIRTVVMGRNNYKFAATFNGAQAGAVILSLIETAKLHGLDAKQYIQYLLTHLPNESDLATAKLDQYMPWSNEIKEACSAQTVIGDVVEEKTA, encoded by the coding sequence ATGACCGAAAACGAACTTATTGGACTAGAAATTTCAGAAATTTTAGAAAAATTTAACCAATTAGAATCCGAACTTGAAGCTGCGAATATAAAGATTGAACTCATGCGTCAAGACCTCGCAACCTATCAAATAATGACTTATAGCCCTCGAAGAGAAACGATGATTTCGGAAGGACAAACGAATCTCTTCACGGATCCTTCCGAAGATATCTCGGAAGTTATCTCTCATGAGGAATATTCTAAACCAGAGCCCCCAGTTGTAGAAAAATCTGAAAAAAAAACAACAAAAGGCTCCAAGCCGCGCGAAAAATCCGTCGGAAGAAAAGATGAGATTCTCAATCAGTATGTTCAAGAAGATGTCTATCATTACTTACCTGATGAAGAACAAGTCTGTCATGATTGTCACCATCCATTAAAATTAATTGGTCCAGCTCAAGTACAACAAGAACTTGTGTTTGTTCCTGCTCATTTCAAATGTGTTAATCATCATCAAATGAGCTATAAGTGTGACCACTGCTCATCACAAGCGGATAAAGATCAATTTGTAAAATCTGAACTCCCTTCACTTCCTTTTGTGAATAGCTTTGGGTCGGCTTCTGTCGTTGCAGAGACGATTTATCAAAAATATGAATTAAAAGTACCAGCTTACCGCCAAGAAAACCATTGGAGAAAATTGTTATTACCTTTATCACGAACCACTATTTGTCGTTGGCATATTAAAGCCTGTGAGTATTATTTAGGCTTTATTTATCGAGCACTCCATGATGAAATACTCATGCATGATATTGCGCATATGGATGAGACCACCTTCCGTGTCCTAGAAAGTGACAAGCAACAAACTTTTTATTGGATACTTCAAAGCTCGCAACATCATGACCATAAAGTCGTGTATTTCTCCCACCAAGATGGGCGTGGAAGTGATAAGTTTAAGGAAGTCATTGGTAGCTTCGAAGGGACGATACACTGTGATATGTATGCGGTCTATCGCAGTGCTGATGAGTCAACCGAGAACCTAGAGTTGGCAGGTTGTTGGGCACATCTAAGGCGAAAATTCTTTGAAGCGAGTAGAGTTTCCAAAGGATTACCTAAGACAACAGCCGATGAGATTCTCACTATGATAAATACTATCTTTAGAAAGGAACGTGAATGGAAAGAGTTATCCATTGAGGAACGATTTAAGAAAAGGCAATTCATTCTTAAACGATTAATGGACAATCTCTTCAACTACATTGATCAGTGTGCTGCCAACACCATCCTGAAAGACAAACTGAGTAAAGCGTTTAGTTATGCCAAAGAGTATAAAGCGTATTTCTACAACGTTTTAAAGGATGGGCGCTTAGAGCTTAGTAATAATGCAGCAGAACGCTCCATACGCACTGTAGTGATGGGACGAAATAATTATAAATTTGCGGCTACTTTTAACGGTGCTCAAGCAGGTGCAGTTATTCTCTCACTGATTGAGACAGCTAAATTACATGGTTTAGACGCAAAACAATACATTCAGTATCTTCTGACACACCTACCGAATGAGAGTGATTTAGCGACAGCTAAATTAGATCAATATATGCCTTGGTCTAATGAAATCAAAGAAGCCTGTTCTGCACAAACGGTGATTGGTGATGTCGTTGAAGAAAAAACAGCCTAA
- a CDS encoding V-type ATP synthase subunit I: MEDAKTERKEIVSTLKAYQSTLDELKLQYEYVNNLSTREQAKFALKRADNLVTIEGWIEEENGSQFLQTIKNKFDELIVAKVHPLNQNDYKTVPTKLKNKAIVKPYEMITTMYGLPNYKEVDPTPFVMPFYWLFFGMMLGDLGYGLVLVVAALIPLKTFKLTESTKDTLKLVFSLGLSGVVWGAIYGSFFGFTIEWMQLIDLQSSVMEVMVLSLAIGMVHMGIAFGINTYLQIKDKNYAKAYADGLHWIIVLIGIAVAALGFLFPSLSALTNVGLGMILLSFIGMIIANIIDAKGISGLGTSLLGFLNAVSYFGDIISYSRLMALGLSGISIGAAFNIIVGQIPFIGRVTLGVVLFIVLHLFNMFLSLLTGGVHSLRLIFVEFFGKFYTGNGRPFKPLQINEKYVSIKKNQEVKE; the protein is encoded by the coding sequence ATAGAAGATGCGAAAACTGAACGTAAAGAAATCGTTAGCACCTTAAAAGCTTATCAATCGACCCTTGACGAATTAAAATTACAATATGAATATGTGAATAATTTATCTACCCGTGAACAAGCGAAATTTGCTTTAAAACGAGCAGATAATTTAGTTACAATTGAAGGTTGGATTGAAGAAGAAAATGGGTCACAATTTCTACAAACAATCAAAAATAAGTTTGATGAGTTAATCGTCGCAAAAGTTCATCCATTAAATCAAAATGATTATAAAACGGTACCTACAAAATTGAAAAACAAAGCGATTGTTAAACCGTATGAAATGATTACGACGATGTACGGGCTACCTAATTATAAAGAAGTCGATCCAACACCTTTTGTTATGCCCTTTTATTGGTTATTTTTCGGCATGATGTTAGGCGATTTAGGTTATGGTTTGGTGTTGGTAGTAGCAGCCTTGATACCTTTAAAAACCTTTAAGTTAACGGAAAGTACAAAAGATACCTTAAAACTTGTTTTTAGTTTAGGTTTATCAGGGGTTGTCTGGGGAGCTATATATGGTTCATTCTTTGGTTTTACGATTGAATGGATGCAACTCATTGATTTACAATCATCCGTTATGGAAGTCATGGTACTATCATTAGCTATTGGTATGGTACATATGGGCATCGCATTTGGAATAAATACCTACCTACAAATAAAAGATAAAAACTATGCGAAAGCCTATGCTGATGGTTTGCATTGGATTATTGTTTTAATCGGAATTGCTGTGGCAGCGCTTGGGTTCCTATTCCCTAGTTTAAGTGCCTTAACGAATGTTGGTCTAGGTATGATTCTCCTAAGTTTTATTGGCATGATTATCGCAAATATAATCGACGCTAAAGGTATATCAGGACTTGGAACTAGCTTACTGGGCTTTTTAAATGCTGTTAGTTACTTTGGAGATATTATTAGTTATTCACGTTTGATGGCTTTAGGTTTGTCGGGTATTAGTATTGGAGCGGCTTTTAATATTATCGTAGGTCAAATTCCCTTTATTGGGCGTGTGACGCTGGGTGTTGTGCTTTTCATTGTTTTACATTTATTTAATATGTTCCTTTCTTTATTAACGGGTGGTGTTCACAGTTTGCGTTTAATCTTCGTTGAATTCTTTGGTAAGTTTTACACAGGCAATGGACGACCATTCAAACCCTTACAAATAAATGAAAAATATGTCTCTATTAAGAAAAATCAAGAAGTGAAGGAGTAA
- a CDS encoding V-type ATP synthase subunit K, which produces MNFFMENGGMILAGIGVFLAVALCGIASARGLGVVGQSAAALIKEEPEKFAQALILQLMPASQGLYGFVIGFMILLQMEPGMSLASGFNLLIASLPIAVVGYFSAGDQAKVAVASMGILAKRPEENSKGIILASMVEMYAILAFVTSFLLI; this is translated from the coding sequence ATGAACTTTTTTATGGAAAATGGTGGAATGATACTGGCTGGAATAGGTGTGTTTTTAGCTGTAGCACTTTGTGGGATAGCTTCTGCTAGAGGATTAGGTGTTGTTGGTCAATCCGCAGCCGCTTTAATCAAAGAAGAACCGGAAAAATTTGCTCAAGCATTAATCTTGCAACTAATGCCTGCTTCACAAGGCTTATATGGCTTCGTTATTGGCTTTATGATTTTATTGCAGATGGAACCAGGTATGAGTCTAGCATCCGGATTTAATTTACTCATTGCGTCACTACCTATTGCTGTTGTTGGCTATTTCTCAGCGGGTGATCAAGCTAAAGTGGCAGTAGCTTCGATGGGAATTTTAGCTAAACGTCCTGAAGAAAACTCTAAAGGTATTATTCTAGCTTCAATGGTAGAAATGTATGCCATCTTAGCCTTTGTAACATCATTCTTATTGATTTAA
- a CDS encoding V-type ATPase subunit, with protein MSKVDYSQINTLIDVRSASLLTQQDFEQLLVSPSAQTSLRVLENTRYYFKADDLNDLDKIEERLTDNLVENYRFAISEGPNRSIVEVFGAKYIYHNLKVIFKNLVLNQDNEDLLITIGRFSIDELYHIIQTSESSVIPNQIIERVKQIRADYDTYQDIKVVNLGLDMAYFDHLDDIRKKEENPIVDAVITALIDFYNVITVYRGTQLGKPRSFMFEMLSDKGTVAISDLLQMISDNQLASWFESINQLPYVKTFDAYIEKMNEGTIQAYDLERMETEYIYQLLKEELLNPNDVVPLLFYLYRKEMEITNLRLILNGRVSGLPIEKIKERMRPVYE; from the coding sequence GTGAGTAAAGTTGATTACAGTCAAATAAATACGTTGATTGATGTGCGTTCAGCTTCATTGTTAACTCAACAAGATTTTGAGCAATTATTAGTCAGTCCTTCAGCTCAAACGAGTTTACGTGTCTTAGAAAATACACGCTATTACTTTAAAGCAGATGACTTAAATGACTTAGATAAAATTGAAGAGCGTTTAACCGATAATCTCGTTGAAAATTATCGGTTTGCTATTAGTGAAGGACCCAACCGTTCTATCGTTGAAGTTTTTGGAGCCAAGTATATTTATCATAATTTAAAAGTGATTTTTAAGAATTTAGTCTTGAATCAAGATAATGAAGATTTGTTAATTACGATTGGTCGATTCTCAATTGATGAATTGTATCATATTATTCAAACGAGTGAATCAAGTGTTATCCCCAACCAAATTATTGAGCGTGTTAAACAAATTAGGGCGGATTATGATACGTATCAAGATATTAAAGTGGTCAATTTAGGTTTAGATATGGCCTATTTTGATCATTTAGATGATATTCGAAAAAAGGAAGAAAATCCAATTGTTGATGCTGTTATAACGGCTTTGATTGATTTTTATAATGTCATTACCGTTTATCGTGGCACACAATTAGGCAAACCACGTAGTTTTATGTTTGAAATGTTATCGGATAAAGGCACTGTAGCAATTAGCGATTTGCTTCAAATGATTTCAGATAATCAATTAGCTTCATGGTTTGAATCCATTAATCAATTACCTTATGTAAAAACATTTGATGCCTATATTGAAAAAATGAACGAGGGTACGATTCAAGCTTATGATCTAGAGCGAATGGAAACCGAATATATTTATCAATTGCTTAAAGAAGAGCTGTTGAATCCCAATGATGTGGTACCTTTGTTGTTTTATTTGTACCGTAAAGAAATGGAAATTACAAATCTACGTTTAATATTAAACGGAAGAGTTAGTGGGCTTCCGATTGAAAAAATTAAAGAAAGGATGCGTCCCGTCTATGAGTGA
- a CDS encoding V-type ATP synthase subunit F, which translates to MSENDYRIAVVGNRDAILPFKMLGFDAFSTTKAKEAAAILNDLAEKKYGVIYITEDIAELIPDTIRYFDSVITPAVILIPTHKEGNGLGMARIRENVEKAIGADIL; encoded by the coding sequence ATGAGTGAAAATGATTATCGTATTGCTGTTGTTGGAAATCGTGATGCCATCCTTCCCTTTAAAATGTTAGGTTTTGATGCCTTTTCTACTACGAAGGCAAAAGAGGCTGCAGCTATTTTAAATGACTTAGCTGAAAAGAAATATGGTGTAATTTATATTACAGAAGATATTGCAGAACTTATTCCAGATACTATTCGCTATTTTGATTCTGTCATTACACCTGCAGTCATCCTTATTCCAACCCACAAAGAGGGTAATGGTTTAGGTATGGCACGTATCAGAGAAAATGTTGAGAAAGCTATTGGAGCAGATATTTTATAA
- a CDS encoding V-type ATP synthase subunit A: MSQGRVIKVSGPLVEAANMEAANIRDIVKVGNMQLVGEIIQMENDVAAIQVYEETSGLGLNEPVETTGQPLSVELGPGLMSQMFDGIQRPLKKIEEVTKSEYLARGINVPVLDEDALWQLESKVSIGDYVEPGDVIGVVQETAIVEHRIMVPKGVSGTIKRIESGEKTVNDIVYTVEQKDGSVFEGTMKQKWPVRQGRPYKRKLLPTSPLVTGQRVIDTFFPVAKGGAAAIPGPFGAGKTVIQHQIAKYSDVDIVVYVGCGERGNEMTEVLEEFPKLIDPNTGESLMERTVLIANTSNMPVAAREASIYTGITIAEYYRDMGYSVAIMADSTSRWAEALREMSGRLEEMPGDEGYPAYLGSRIAEYYERAGLVEVMGNSGKQGSVTAISAVSPPGGDTSEPVTQNTLRVVKVFWGLDSSLSQKRHFPAIDWLESYSLYQDEIGETIDQSRNINWSEMVNRGMSILQQESDLQEIVQLVGVESLSDKDRITMMTARMLREDYLQQNAYDDVDTYTSFDKQVSMLENILHFDEQARQAQEYGATYTDIETGTSQVRHRIARSKYIAEEDREQIDQIKESIDIDMREILQSGGGN, encoded by the coding sequence TTGAGCCAAGGGAGAGTTATTAAAGTATCCGGTCCATTAGTTGAAGCAGCTAATATGGAAGCGGCCAATATACGTGATATTGTTAAAGTTGGTAACATGCAATTAGTGGGTGAAATTATCCAAATGGAAAATGATGTTGCGGCTATTCAAGTATATGAAGAAACATCAGGACTTGGATTAAATGAACCAGTGGAAACAACAGGGCAACCATTGTCGGTTGAACTAGGACCAGGATTAATGTCTCAAATGTTTGATGGTATTCAAAGACCATTAAAGAAAATTGAAGAAGTGACCAAAAGTGAGTATTTAGCCAGAGGGATTAATGTACCTGTCTTAGATGAGGATGCGTTATGGCAATTAGAATCTAAAGTTTCAATAGGCGATTATGTTGAACCAGGCGATGTCATAGGTGTTGTCCAAGAAACAGCTATTGTTGAACATCGCATTATGGTACCTAAGGGGGTTTCAGGTACCATCAAAAGGATTGAGAGTGGCGAAAAGACTGTCAATGATATTGTTTACACGGTTGAACAAAAAGATGGCAGTGTGTTTGAAGGAACAATGAAGCAAAAATGGCCTGTTCGTCAAGGTCGCCCTTATAAACGTAAATTACTACCAACGAGCCCATTAGTCACTGGACAAAGAGTGATTGATACCTTTTTTCCTGTAGCTAAAGGGGGAGCAGCCGCCATCCCTGGTCCATTTGGCGCAGGGAAAACCGTGATTCAACATCAAATTGCAAAATATTCAGATGTTGATATTGTTGTTTATGTGGGTTGTGGTGAACGTGGTAATGAAATGACCGAAGTGTTAGAGGAATTTCCTAAATTAATTGATCCAAATACAGGTGAATCCTTGATGGAAAGAACGGTTCTGATTGCAAATACATCCAATATGCCGGTTGCCGCTCGTGAAGCATCCATTTACACAGGGATCACTATTGCGGAATACTATCGCGATATGGGGTATTCAGTGGCAATTATGGCCGATTCAACCTCTCGATGGGCAGAAGCGTTACGTGAAATGTCAGGACGACTTGAAGAAATGCCAGGTGACGAAGGTTATCCAGCTTACTTAGGTTCTCGGATTGCAGAATACTACGAAAGAGCAGGTTTAGTCGAAGTCATGGGGAATAGTGGTAAACAAGGTTCGGTAACGGCTATCAGTGCCGTATCGCCTCCAGGAGGAGATACCTCTGAACCTGTTACACAAAATACCTTACGCGTGGTAAAAGTATTTTGGGGATTGGATTCTAGCTTATCTCAGAAACGTCATTTTCCAGCGATTGACTGGTTAGAATCGTATTCATTGTATCAGGATGAAATTGGTGAAACAATTGATCAATCGAGAAATATCAATTGGTCAGAAATGGTAAATCGTGGTATGAGTATTCTACAACAAGAAAGTGACTTGCAAGAAATTGTTCAATTAGTAGGTGTTGAATCACTATCAGATAAAGATCGCATTACCATGATGACAGCACGCATGCTACGTGAAGACTATTTACAACAAAATGCCTATGACGATGTTGATACATACACATCTTTTGATAAGCAAGTCAGTATGTTAGAAAATATCTTACATTTTGATGAACAAGCCCGTCAAGCACAAGAATATGGTGCGACTTACACTGATATTGAAACAGGGACGAGTCAAGTAAGACATCGTATTGCTCGTAGTAAATACATTGCTGAAGAAGACCGTGAACAAATTGATCAAATAAAAGAAAGTATTGATATCGATATGCGTGAAATATTACAAAGTGGAGGGGGTAATTAA
- a CDS encoding V-type ATP synthase subunit B, with protein MARIIEYRTTSQVEGPLMIVKGVQEAHYNDLVEVELQTGEVRQGQVLELSEDAAVVQLFEGSSGINVANTRVRFQGKPLTIDVSEDMIGRVFDGMGKVMDEGPEIISEKALDIEGEAINPVSRIYPDEFIQTGISTIDHLNTLVRGQKLPIFSGSGLPHKELAAQIARQATVLNSDENFAVVFAAMGVTFEEAQFFMDDLRESGALERSVMFINLADDPSIERLATPKIALTTAEYLAFEKDMHVLVIMTDITNYCEALREVSAARREVPGRRGYPGYLYTNLASLYERAGRINGKKGSVTQLPILTMPEDDITHPIPDLTGYITEGQIILSRELYNNGYRPPIDVLPSLSRLKDDGIGEGKTREDHAPTMNQVFAAYAEGKQAKELAAVLGEAALSDTDKLYVQFADRFEKEYVNQGFHTERSIQETLHLAWELLDILPRTELKRIKESMIDQYLPDKE; from the coding sequence ATGGCAAGAATTATTGAATATCGCACCACCTCACAAGTAGAAGGGCCTTTAATGATTGTTAAAGGTGTTCAAGAGGCGCATTATAATGATTTGGTGGAAGTTGAGTTACAAACCGGTGAAGTGCGTCAAGGACAAGTTTTAGAACTCAGTGAAGATGCTGCTGTCGTCCAATTGTTTGAAGGTTCAAGTGGCATTAATGTCGCCAATACACGTGTCCGTTTCCAAGGGAAACCTTTGACTATCGATGTATCGGAAGATATGATTGGGCGCGTATTTGATGGCATGGGTAAAGTGATGGATGAAGGACCTGAGATTATCTCAGAAAAAGCGCTAGATATTGAAGGCGAAGCGATTAATCCTGTGTCTCGTATTTATCCAGATGAATTTATTCAAACAGGTATATCTACTATTGACCATTTAAACACACTCGTTCGTGGACAAAAATTACCTATTTTCTCTGGCTCAGGTTTACCCCATAAAGAATTAGCGGCTCAAATTGCCCGTCAAGCGACGGTTCTAAATTCGGATGAGAATTTTGCGGTTGTGTTTGCTGCGATGGGCGTAACCTTTGAGGAAGCTCAATTCTTTATGGATGATTTACGTGAATCAGGCGCATTGGAACGATCCGTGATGTTCATTAATTTAGCGGATGACCCTTCCATTGAACGCTTAGCAACACCTAAAATTGCATTAACGACCGCCGAGTATTTAGCCTTTGAAAAAGATATGCATGTATTAGTTATTATGACTGATATTACGAACTACTGTGAAGCTTTACGTGAAGTTTCAGCAGCCCGTCGTGAAGTTCCAGGCAGAAGGGGTTATCCAGGTTATTTATATACTAATTTAGCTAGTTTGTATGAACGTGCGGGACGTATTAATGGGAAAAAAGGGTCAGTCACACAATTACCTATCTTAACAATGCCAGAAGATGACATTACACATCCAATTCCGGATTTAACGGGCTATATTACAGAAGGGCAAATCATTCTATCTCGTGAATTGTACAATAATGGTTATCGTCCTCCCATTGATGTACTACCGTCATTATCACGTTTGAAAGATGATGGGATTGGCGAAGGTAAAACACGTGAAGACCATGCTCCAACAATGAATCAAGTATTTGCTGCCTATGCAGAAGGAAAACAAGCTAAAGAATTAGCGGCGGTGTTAGGGGAAGCAGCCCTATCGGATACCGACAAATTGTATGTTCAGTTCGCTGATCGATTCGAAAAAGAATATGTTAATCAAGGCTTCCATACGGAACGCTCTATTCAAGAGACATTGCATTTAGCGTGGGAATTATTAGATATTTTACCGCGAACAGAATTAAAACGTATCAAGGAATCGATGATTGATCAATATTTGCCGGATAAGGAGTGA
- a CDS encoding V-type ATP synthase subunit D encodes MAKLNVKPTRGELSKLKERLTLATRGHKLLKDKRDELVRQFILLIRQNNELRQKVEDKLQPVMQEFVLAKTLEDDRMVNELFSTPTKEVSLRIREDNIMSVRVPKLHVNITDLNTKSDSDYSFVSSNSGMDEAIIAIEDSLQDLLDLAEIEKTCQLMASEIEKTRRRVNGLEYQIIPDLEETIYFIEMKLEENERAATTRMMKIKDR; translated from the coding sequence GTGGCTAAGCTAAATGTGAAACCAACCCGTGGTGAATTAAGTAAATTAAAAGAGCGTCTTACATTAGCCACGCGCGGACATAAACTGCTTAAAGATAAACGCGATGAACTAGTGCGCCAGTTTATTCTATTGATTAGGCAAAATAATGAATTGCGGCAAAAGGTAGAAGATAAGTTACAGCCAGTGATGCAAGAGTTTGTTTTAGCCAAAACACTTGAAGATGATCGTATGGTGAATGAGTTATTTTCAACGCCAACCAAAGAAGTCTCATTACGAATACGTGAAGATAACATCATGAGTGTCCGTGTTCCAAAACTGCATGTAAATATCACTGATTTAAATACCAAATCAGATAGTGATTATAGTTTTGTTTCTTCTAATAGTGGGATGGATGAAGCCATTATAGCTATCGAAGATTCGTTGCAAGATTTGTTAGATTTAGCTGAAATTGAGAAAACGTGTCAGTTAATGGCTAGTGAAATCGAGAAGACCCGTCGTAGAGTAAATGGCTTAGAATACCAAATCATACCTGATTTGGAAGAAACCATTTATTTCATTGAGATGAAATTAGAAGAAAATGAACGTGCTGCAACGACACGGATGATGAAGATTAAAGATCGGTGA
- a CDS encoding undecaprenyl-diphosphate phosphatase: protein MQNAIDIIELIKIVILGIVQGITEWLPISSTGHMILVDEFITLNSSAEFKEMFFVLVQLGSIFAVILLYFNKLNPFSFKKTKEERKSTWMLWFKVAVASIPVMVFGFALNDYINEYFYNPWVVAVALIAYGIIFIWVENNQTAKHSYTVKTFDELSFRKAFFIGCFQSLAIIPGTSRSGSTIIGALLLGTSRYIATEFSFFLSIPVMFGASFLKLFDFGFNFTQAEFIYLIVGMLVSFIVSVIAIRFLLNYIQRNDFKAFGYYRIALGSIVILYFLFNR from the coding sequence ATGCAAAATGCTATTGATATTATTGAATTAATTAAAATAGTTATATTAGGAATTGTGCAAGGAATTACTGAATGGTTACCGATTAGCAGTACGGGGCATATGATTTTAGTTGATGAATTTATTACATTAAATAGCTCGGCCGAATTTAAAGAAATGTTTTTCGTATTAGTTCAGTTAGGTTCCATTTTCGCAGTTATTTTACTCTATTTTAACAAGTTGAATCCTTTTTCATTCAAAAAAACCAAAGAAGAACGCAAAAGCACCTGGATGCTTTGGTTTAAAGTAGCGGTGGCTAGTATCCCTGTCATGGTTTTTGGCTTTGCCTTAAATGATTATATTAATGAATACTTCTACAATCCTTGGGTCGTAGCAGTAGCACTGATTGCTTACGGTATTATCTTCATATGGGTTGAAAACAATCAAACAGCTAAACATTCATATACCGTTAAAACCTTTGATGAACTATCCTTTAGAAAAGCCTTCTTTATTGGGTGTTTTCAATCTTTAGCTATCATCCCTGGCACATCACGGTCTGGTTCAACGATTATCGGGGCGCTATTACTAGGAACATCACGTTATATAGCTACAGAATTTTCTTTTTTCTTGAGTATTCCGGTTATGTTTGGGGCAAGTTTTTTAAAACTCTTTGATTTTGGTTTTAATTTCACCCAAGCCGAATTTATTTATTTGATTGTTGGTATGTTGGTTTCATTCATCGTTTCCGTTATTGCGATTCGATTCTTACTTAATTATATTCAACGTAATGACTTTAAAGCCTTTGGTTACTATCGTATTGCTTTAGGTTCCATCGTTATTTTGTATTTCTTATTTAATCGTTAG
- a CDS encoding PTS sugar transporter subunit IIA, translating to MFNFFKKKEQEPVKSKEVTLYAPADGELIKIEEVNDLVFAEKMMGDGFAVKPANGTITSPVDGEVTTVFPTQHAVGLLSSSLEVLLHMGIDTVSLDGKPFTTQVKEKQKLSHNDVVSKMDLAAVKAEEKETDIVVIFTNGDEVIKSFELTKTGMVSKGEEVGKVFLK from the coding sequence ATGTTTAATTTTTTTAAAAAGAAAGAACAAGAACCAGTTAAATCTAAAGAAGTAACCTTATATGCACCAGCAGATGGTGAGTTAATCAAGATAGAAGAGGTTAATGATTTAGTTTTTGCTGAAAAAATGATGGGAGATGGCTTTGCTGTAAAACCAGCTAATGGCACGATTACGTCGCCAGTGGATGGCGAAGTAACAACGGTTTTTCCAACCCAACATGCCGTAGGGCTATTAAGTTCTTCGTTAGAAGTCTTACTTCACATGGGAATTGATACAGTTTCTCTAGATGGTAAACCATTTACTACACAAGTAAAAGAAAAACAAAAGTTAAGTCATAATGATGTCGTATCCAAAATGGACTTAGCCGCCGTGAAGGCAGAAGAAAAAGAGACGGACATCGTGGTTATCTTTACAAATGGTGATGAAGTGATAAAATCGTTTGAACTAACCAAAACAGGTATGGTCTCCAAAGGCGAGGAAGTCGGAAAAGTCTTCCTAAAATAA